The proteins below come from a single Pradoshia eiseniae genomic window:
- a CDS encoding potassium channel family protein, whose translation MVLRFLRLVAILNMFRKYFPELTGILTTNGLRKMLRITGVVIMLSAIPITYLEKGITTFAEGIWWAIVTTTTVGYGDIAPVTLGGRIVAVLLMFFGIGCIGTITGTVATYLLKGKDKDNEKEFVKNKIDQLETLSNEEYDILLQMIGEIRNDKRRL comes from the coding sequence ATGGTCTTAAGATTCTTGCGTCTTGTTGCCATTCTAAACATGTTTCGAAAATACTTCCCTGAATTAACCGGAATTTTGACAACAAATGGATTAAGGAAGATGTTAAGAATCACCGGCGTCGTTATTATGCTTTCAGCCATACCAATCACGTATCTGGAAAAGGGGATAACCACGTTTGCAGAGGGAATTTGGTGGGCGATTGTTACCACAACGACAGTGGGCTATGGTGATATAGCGCCTGTTACTCTAGGCGGGCGCATAGTTGCTGTCTTGCTCATGTTTTTTGGCATTGGCTGTATCGGTACTATTACCGGTACAGTAGCGACTTATCTTCTTAAAGGCAAAGACAAGGATAATGAGAAGGAATTCGTGAAGAATAAGATTGATCAGCTCGAAACGTTATCGAATGAAGAATATGACATATTACTGCAGATGATTGGGGAGATTAGAAATGATAAACGTAGGTTATAA
- the ahpC gene encoding alkyl hydroperoxide reductase subunit C: protein MSLINKKLEDFSVQAYHDGDFKEVTLEDVKGKWSIFFFYPADFTFVCPTELADLQDNYAKLQEINCEVYSVSTDSHFVHKAWADATDTIGKIKYPMLADPAHVLSRQFEVLIEEAGQALRGTFIVNPEGEIKAYEIHDLGIGRTAEETVRKVQAAQFVAEHGDKVCPAKWTPGEETLEPSLDLIGKI, encoded by the coding sequence ATGTCATTAATTAACAAGAAACTAGAAGATTTCAGCGTACAAGCTTACCATGATGGTGATTTTAAAGAAGTTACACTTGAAGATGTAAAAGGTAAATGGTCAATCTTCTTCTTCTATCCAGCAGACTTCACATTTGTTTGCCCGACAGAATTAGCTGACCTTCAAGATAACTATGCGAAGCTTCAAGAAATTAACTGTGAAGTTTACTCTGTGTCAACTGACTCTCATTTCGTACATAAGGCATGGGCGGATGCTACAGATACAATCGGCAAAATTAAATACCCAATGCTGGCTGACCCGGCGCACGTATTATCTCGCCAATTTGAAGTATTAATTGAAGAAGCAGGCCAAGCGCTTCGCGGCACATTCATCGTGAACCCTGAAGGCGAAATCAAGGCTTATGAAATCCATGACCTTGGCATTGGCCGTACAGCTGAAGAAACAGTTCGTAAAGTACAGGCTGCTCAATTCGTGGCAGAACACGGAGATAAAGTATGCCCAGCAAAATGGACGCCAGGTGAAGAAACACTTGAACCAAGCCTAGACTTAATCGGCAAAATCTAA
- a CDS encoding FAD-dependent oxidoreductase, translating to MTKKIYDLIIIGGGPAGLSAGVYAGRGKLKTLIIEKGTTGGQAATTNEIVNYPGVRKTTGPALTEEMKLQCEDFGAEFAKTDVIGVDFNGDVKKVKTVNGEYEARAVIIATGAGPRKLGFPGEAEFTGRGVAYCSTCDGEFFEGLEVFVIGAGYAAAEEAMYLTRFASKVTVIAREPEFTCAPSIADKVLAHDQIEVKFNTELLEVSGEGMIQRARFVNNVTKEEWEYKANEKDGTFGVFVFVGYAPKTELFKGIVEMDQHGYIVTDEEMRTNVKGVYAVGDLRPKSLRQVITAVADGAIAGTDVQKYVAEEKERLGITEEPEEEKPAKKEETKQAAANGSKSFLNDAIRGQLTGIFARMESDVTLVSIVDESMPKSVELRDFLTEIAELGDKVHLELHKKGENTEVEEKINADKYPVVALLNQSGEYSGVKFHGVPGGHELNSFILAIYNLAGPGQALDADIAESIKAIDKNVNIKVMVSLACHYCPDVVVGAQRIAILNEHVEAEMVDISQFPELKTKYKVMSVPAMIINDKDVIFGAKKINEIIDAVK from the coding sequence ATGACAAAAAAAATATATGACTTAATCATCATAGGTGGCGGACCTGCTGGATTATCAGCAGGGGTATATGCTGGCCGTGGGAAATTAAAAACCTTGATTATCGAAAAAGGGACAACTGGCGGGCAAGCAGCGACAACAAATGAAATCGTCAACTATCCTGGTGTCAGAAAAACAACTGGTCCAGCCCTTACAGAAGAAATGAAGCTGCAATGTGAGGACTTTGGCGCTGAGTTTGCCAAAACCGATGTAATCGGCGTTGACTTTAATGGGGATGTAAAGAAAGTAAAAACGGTAAATGGCGAATATGAGGCTCGTGCTGTCATTATTGCTACAGGTGCTGGCCCACGCAAGCTTGGCTTCCCAGGAGAGGCAGAATTTACAGGGCGCGGTGTGGCCTATTGCTCCACTTGTGATGGGGAATTCTTTGAAGGCCTAGAGGTGTTCGTTATTGGTGCAGGCTATGCAGCTGCAGAAGAAGCCATGTACTTAACCCGCTTTGCAAGCAAAGTAACGGTGATTGCACGTGAGCCTGAGTTCACATGTGCGCCATCTATTGCGGATAAAGTCCTTGCCCATGACCAAATTGAAGTGAAATTCAACACAGAGCTTCTAGAGGTTTCAGGAGAAGGCATGATTCAGCGCGCCCGTTTCGTTAATAATGTGACGAAAGAGGAATGGGAATACAAAGCAAATGAAAAAGACGGCACATTTGGCGTATTTGTTTTTGTTGGCTATGCACCAAAGACCGAATTATTTAAAGGAATCGTCGAAATGGACCAGCATGGCTATATTGTGACAGATGAGGAGATGCGCACAAATGTAAAAGGTGTGTATGCAGTTGGTGATCTTCGTCCAAAATCCCTGCGCCAAGTCATCACAGCGGTTGCGGATGGAGCGATTGCTGGTACTGACGTTCAAAAGTACGTTGCTGAGGAAAAAGAGCGCCTAGGTATTACTGAAGAGCCAGAAGAAGAAAAGCCAGCTAAGAAGGAAGAAACAAAGCAGGCTGCTGCTAATGGCTCAAAATCTTTCTTAAATGATGCTATTCGCGGTCAGTTAACAGGAATTTTCGCACGGATGGAAAGCGATGTAACCCTAGTATCGATCGTAGATGAAAGCATGCCGAAATCGGTGGAGCTGCGCGATTTCTTAACAGAAATTGCTGAGCTTGGTGATAAGGTTCACTTAGAGCTTCATAAGAAGGGTGAAAACACCGAGGTTGAGGAAAAGATCAATGCTGATAAATATCCGGTTGTCGCTCTATTGAACCAAAGCGGTGAATATAGCGGTGTGAAATTCCATGGAGTGCCAGGCGGTCATGAGCTGAATTCCTTCATCCTCGCAATCTATAATCTGGCTGGCCCTGGCCAAGCGCTAGATGCGGATATCGCTGAGTCGATTAAAGCAATTGATAAAAATGTGAACATAAAAGTCATGGTATCTCTCGCTTGCCATTATTGCCCGGATGTGGTCGTCGGTGCGCAAAGAATTGCCATCTTAAATGAGCATGTTGAAGCGGAAATGGTGGATATCAGCCAGTTCCCTGAATTGAAAACAAAATACAAGGTCATGAGTGTCCCTGCCATGATCATCAATGACAAGGACGTTATTTTCGGTGCCAAGAAAATCAACGAAATCATTGACGCAGTAAAATAA
- a CDS encoding PALP domain-containing protein: protein MVEQFECMDCGKVYKVRDFIVFCPCGGISWSASWKKPLVTSDILHEMASLWRYKEYLGLEDKVEWREVTMGEGFTPLITLDLDNPSILLKLEFLSPMSGIRDRGYAVLAAMLKYSDIEESRIDPTKANDRMAWHTYMRRARLKEVPDKRVEGDTEPIYHPFFLSGIQTYAFEIWEQLSGKKLEFLVLPANDPSFILGVFFGFKRLVESECMEGYPVFLLMEKEDSSKEQQPDVVNDQIMKVLDLTNGKRLSVAQAEITQAQKALNSRAIKNNEDDAVLYAGFMRYYRDNSIKDQLAVLPIGYKNGGVEA, encoded by the coding sequence ATGGTTGAACAATTCGAATGCATGGATTGCGGCAAGGTTTATAAGGTGAGAGACTTCATTGTTTTTTGCCCATGCGGGGGGATTTCTTGGTCTGCGTCATGGAAGAAGCCGCTTGTAACTTCAGACATCCTGCATGAAATGGCAAGCCTGTGGAGGTATAAAGAGTACCTGGGCCTTGAAGATAAAGTGGAATGGAGAGAAGTGACGATGGGAGAAGGATTTACTCCCTTAATTACCCTCGACCTCGACAATCCCTCCATTTTGCTGAAGCTAGAGTTTTTGTCTCCGATGTCTGGCATTCGAGATAGGGGATATGCGGTATTGGCAGCCATGCTGAAGTATTCGGACATCGAGGAATCAAGGATAGATCCGACAAAAGCAAATGATCGTATGGCTTGGCATACCTATATGCGCAGAGCTCGTCTAAAAGAGGTTCCAGACAAGAGAGTGGAAGGGGACACTGAACCTATCTATCATCCATTTTTCTTATCGGGCATTCAAACGTATGCCTTTGAAATATGGGAGCAGCTTTCAGGAAAGAAGCTCGAGTTTCTCGTATTACCGGCAAACGACCCTTCCTTTATCCTCGGCGTCTTCTTTGGATTTAAACGATTAGTCGAATCTGAATGCATGGAGGGTTATCCTGTTTTTCTCCTTATGGAAAAAGAGGATTCATCAAAAGAGCAGCAGCCTGATGTTGTGAATGACCAAATCATGAAGGTACTAGATTTAACCAATGGAAAAAGGCTCAGCGTTGCTCAAGCAGAAATCACTCAAGCACAAAAGGCGCTCAATTCTCGTGCAATCAAAAACAATGAGGATGATGCTGTCCTCTATGCAGGGTTTATGAGATATTATCGAGACAATTCTATCAAAGACCAGCTCGCCGTTTTGCCCATCGGATATAAGAATGGAGGGGTTGAAGCGTGA
- a CDS encoding terpene cyclase/mutase family protein has product MNAEEIDEYLHRKRAELERRQDKDGKWNFPFQGPILTDCFMIAIICTLKLNEPDLMASLVNRLLRTQQENGSWKLYPDELDGNVSATVQAYASLLMSGEFNRGDEEMKRAEQFIEQHGGPKKAHFMIKLFLAINGMYAYPSYFKFPTSYFLLPPKFPFSMYHCSNYARVHLTPMIICMNKRFAMRHAGDQSYFHNQKGGWFREERGLTDSLIQQIKTLHLNPLHYRKMGYQAAEKLMVDRIEENGTLYSYASATFYMIYGLLACGYPKDHPILLKAFDGLKSYAVQTSSGLHIQNSPSEVWDTALLSYALQTAGSNMDDSLVKKSVGYLMRKQQTKRGDWSVNAPNAAAGGWGFSDSNHFNPDNDDTSAALRALTKSKELGGPYRKAWSKGTAYLKQMQNNDGGFGAFEKDAYNYLFAHLPIENAADALIDDSTADLTGRVIEFLGNYADQTHKNENVKAAVNWLFRHQELNGSWYGKWGVCYIYGTWAAVTGLCAAGISPKHPAIQKALDWLESIQLNDGGFGESCISAEKKKYVQLEFSTPSQTAWALDVFIAGGRGKTAAAAKAARFLLDETNHHEGAAQYPTGIGLPGGFYIIYESYNYIFPIIALSRYGKLIGKGHKDIR; this is encoded by the coding sequence GTGAATGCGGAAGAGATAGATGAATATCTCCATCGTAAAAGGGCTGAATTGGAAAGAAGGCAAGATAAGGATGGAAAATGGAATTTTCCGTTTCAAGGCCCTATCTTGACAGATTGCTTCATGATTGCCATCATTTGTACCTTAAAGTTAAATGAACCGGATTTGATGGCGAGCTTAGTCAATAGACTATTGCGTACGCAGCAGGAAAATGGATCGTGGAAGCTCTATCCAGATGAGTTGGATGGTAATGTATCGGCGACTGTCCAAGCCTATGCCTCCTTGCTAATGTCTGGTGAATTTAATCGTGGAGATGAAGAAATGAAAAGGGCTGAGCAGTTCATTGAACAGCATGGAGGTCCGAAGAAGGCGCATTTTATGATAAAACTCTTTTTGGCCATCAATGGTATGTATGCCTACCCTTCCTATTTCAAATTTCCGACCTCCTACTTTTTGCTGCCTCCAAAGTTCCCGTTCAGCATGTATCATTGCAGCAATTATGCTAGAGTCCACCTAACCCCGATGATTATTTGCATGAATAAGCGTTTTGCCATGCGGCATGCAGGTGACCAAAGTTATTTTCATAATCAGAAAGGGGGGTGGTTCAGGGAGGAAAGAGGCTTAACGGATTCCCTGATTCAACAGATAAAGACCCTTCATTTAAATCCCTTGCATTACCGGAAAATGGGCTATCAAGCAGCAGAAAAGCTGATGGTTGACCGCATCGAGGAGAACGGAACATTATACAGCTATGCCTCCGCAACATTTTATATGATTTATGGATTACTGGCATGTGGATATCCGAAAGATCATCCCATCCTGCTGAAAGCATTTGATGGGCTAAAAAGCTATGCCGTTCAAACCTCGTCTGGCCTTCATATTCAAAATTCCCCCTCAGAGGTTTGGGACACGGCTCTGTTGTCCTATGCCTTGCAAACAGCTGGTTCAAATATGGATGATTCCTTGGTAAAGAAGAGTGTTGGGTATCTTATGCGGAAACAGCAAACGAAAAGGGGCGATTGGTCAGTCAATGCTCCAAATGCTGCTGCAGGGGGATGGGGATTTTCAGATAGCAATCATTTCAATCCGGATAATGATGATACCTCGGCGGCTCTAAGGGCGCTGACAAAAAGCAAGGAACTAGGCGGCCCATATCGGAAAGCCTGGAGTAAGGGAACAGCCTATTTAAAGCAGATGCAAAATAATGATGGCGGATTCGGAGCCTTTGAGAAGGATGCCTATAACTATCTCTTTGCCCACCTGCCAATTGAAAACGCGGCCGATGCCCTTATTGATGATTCAACTGCTGATCTGACTGGAAGAGTCATAGAGTTTCTCGGGAATTATGCCGATCAAACTCATAAAAATGAGAATGTAAAAGCAGCGGTAAATTGGCTTTTCCGCCATCAGGAGCTAAATGGCAGCTGGTACGGCAAATGGGGTGTCTGTTATATTTATGGGACTTGGGCAGCTGTGACTGGATTATGTGCAGCAGGCATTAGTCCGAAGCACCCAGCCATTCAAAAAGCGCTCGACTGGCTAGAGTCCATTCAGTTAAACGATGGCGGCTTTGGTGAATCATGCATAAGCGCAGAAAAAAAGAAGTATGTGCAGCTGGAATTTTCTACACCTTCTCAAACAGCCTGGGCGCTTGACGTCTTTATTGCCGGAGGAAGAGGAAAAACAGCCGCCGCTGCAAAAGCAGCTCGTTTCCTGCTGGATGAGACTAACCATCATGAAGGAGCCGCGCAATATCCAACAGGAATCGGCTTGCCTGGAGGTTTTTATATCATCTATGAAAGCTACAATTATATTTTTCCGATTATTGCTCTTTCCCGTTATGGGAAGCTGATAGGAAAAGGACATAAAGACATTAGATGA
- the proC gene encoding pyrroline-5-carboxylate reductase, whose protein sequence is MNKKIGFIGCGNMGQAMLGALVNSEQIDAESIMASVRTESSLRELRKKWPIRVTLNNLEVVENSDIIILAVNPAQYESIIKEIREVITSDQIIVSIAAGINMEQMDDWFGKSSKIIKTMPNTPVLVQEGMTAICTNEHVLESELEMMTAYFRLFGEVEVMEEKQFDAFIALCGSSPAYIFMMIEAMADGAVKLGIPRKQAIRMAEQTILGSAKLALDTGIHPAELKDMVCSPGGATIAAVAELEKHGFRSAVIHAMESCAGHSKKMNEEME, encoded by the coding sequence ATGAACAAAAAGATAGGATTTATCGGCTGCGGAAACATGGGGCAAGCAATGCTTGGAGCCCTGGTAAATAGTGAACAGATAGATGCGGAGTCCATCATGGCCTCGGTTCGAACGGAATCATCACTGCGTGAATTAAGAAAAAAATGGCCTATCCGAGTAACCTTGAATAATCTGGAGGTCGTCGAGAATTCAGATATTATCATTCTTGCGGTCAATCCAGCACAATATGAGAGCATCATCAAGGAAATAAGAGAAGTCATTACATCTGACCAAATCATTGTTTCCATCGCTGCCGGAATTAATATGGAACAAATGGATGATTGGTTCGGAAAGTCATCTAAAATTATCAAAACCATGCCAAACACTCCAGTTCTCGTACAGGAGGGCATGACGGCAATCTGTACGAATGAGCATGTGCTTGAATCTGAATTAGAAATGATGACTGCTTATTTCCGTTTGTTCGGAGAGGTAGAGGTAATGGAAGAAAAGCAGTTTGACGCTTTTATCGCCCTATGCGGTTCATCTCCTGCCTATATTTTCATGATGATCGAAGCAATGGCGGATGGAGCCGTCAAATTGGGGATTCCAAGAAAACAGGCTATTAGAATGGCCGAACAAACCATTCTTGGCTCAGCCAAACTCGCACTAGATACTGGTATCCATCCGGCTGAATTAAAAGATATGGTATGCTCACCAGGCGGCGCCACCATTGCTGCAGTGGCAGAGCTTGAAAAACACGGTTTCCGCTCAGCCGTAATCCATGCAATGGAATCATGTGCTGGACATTCAAAGAAAATGAATGAAGAGATGGAATAA